One part of the Actinotignum schaalii genome encodes these proteins:
- a CDS encoding CarD family transcriptional regulator, protein MPFKVGETVIYPHHGAAEITDISDKIIRGEKRTYLTLNVMQGDMVIQVPAESIEEVGVRDVSNEDQLEVVFRVLREQDVEEPSNWSRRFKANTEKLTSGDVNKVAEVVRDLTRRDTDRHLSAGEKRMLQRARQILCSEIALARELSEEEAGELLDEILAEGNEGRESGSEEGAAASA, encoded by the coding sequence ATGCCGTTCAAGGTCGGAGAAACCGTTATTTACCCGCATCACGGGGCAGCGGAAATTACTGATATTTCGGACAAGATTATCAGGGGTGAAAAGCGCACCTACCTCACGCTTAACGTCATGCAGGGCGATATGGTCATTCAGGTTCCGGCCGAATCCATTGAGGAAGTTGGGGTCCGTGATGTCTCCAACGAAGATCAGCTTGAAGTGGTGTTCCGGGTCCTGCGCGAACAGGATGTGGAAGAACCTTCCAATTGGAGCCGGCGTTTCAAGGCGAATACCGAAAAGCTCACCTCGGGGGATGTCAATAAGGTAGCCGAAGTGGTGCGTGACCTGACCCGCCGGGATACCGACCGCCACCTTTCGGCAGGGGAGAAGCGGATGCTCCAGCGCGCCCGCCAGATCCTCTGCTCGGAAATTGCCCTCGCTCGTGAATTGAGCGAAGAAGAAGCCGGGGAGCTCCTCGATGAGATCCTCGCCGAAGGCAACGAAGGCCGGGAAAGCGGCTCAGAAGAAGGTGCCGCGGCTTCCGCCTAG
- a CDS encoding MFS transporter, protein MHNTSATPGASMPPATQPPSTPATQPAKTPATPPARSVLFNRRVLPWALWDWGSAAFNAVVTTFVFTPYLSNEKFFGTQANALIGWGLALAGLLVALIAPAVGQWADRSGKKNSLLTLTTLVTIVCMALLFLVAPSPSYLWLGVVLLAVGNIVFEIGSVVYNAMVTDISTPATLGRISGFGWGMGYVGGIVLLLILFIGFISPDTGWFGVTSANGMNIRVCMIACALWTLVFSAPLMLLSHDEAPRGEQSRGIIAAYRAIFRSIARLWRADRSTFWFLISSAIYRDGLAGVFAFGGVLAARVFGFTPGEVMIFGIAANVIAGVATIAFGWLEDIIGARRVILMSLTLMIACGCVLFFMHDAGKSLFWVFGSLLCIFVGPVQSSSRTYLARRAGRENSGELFGLYATTGRAVSFLTPALYSAAIMSFGSLAGVSGDAAAHYGILGIIAVLAVGLAAFYGSLRAGRR, encoded by the coding sequence ATGCACAACACTTCCGCGACGCCAGGCGCGAGCATGCCGCCGGCCACGCAACCGCCCAGCACGCCGGCCACGCAACCGGCCAAGACGCCCGCCACGCCGCCCGCGCGTTCCGTTCTTTTCAACCGCCGCGTGCTCCCGTGGGCGCTGTGGGATTGGGGTTCGGCAGCTTTTAACGCCGTCGTCACGACTTTCGTTTTCACCCCGTATCTGTCCAACGAAAAGTTCTTCGGGACCCAGGCCAATGCTTTGATCGGCTGGGGCCTGGCGCTGGCGGGCCTGCTCGTGGCGCTTATCGCCCCGGCGGTGGGGCAATGGGCGGACCGTTCGGGGAAGAAAAATTCCCTCCTCACCCTCACCACCCTCGTCACGATTGTGTGCATGGCGCTGCTGTTCCTGGTGGCGCCCTCGCCTTCCTACCTGTGGCTCGGTGTGGTGCTGCTGGCCGTCGGCAATATTGTTTTCGAGATCGGTTCGGTGGTCTACAACGCGATGGTCACCGATATTTCCACGCCGGCCACCCTGGGCCGTATCTCCGGTTTCGGTTGGGGTATGGGCTACGTGGGCGGTATCGTGCTGCTCCTCATCCTTTTTATTGGTTTCATCAGCCCGGATACCGGCTGGTTCGGGGTGACGAGCGCAAACGGGATGAACATCCGCGTATGCATGATCGCCTGCGCGCTGTGGACTCTTGTTTTTTCCGCCCCGCTCATGCTGCTGTCCCACGACGAAGCCCCGCGCGGGGAACAATCTCGCGGCATCATCGCCGCCTACCGGGCGATTTTCCGCTCTATTGCGCGGCTGTGGCGCGCGGATCGCTCCACGTTCTGGTTCCTCATTTCTTCCGCGATTTACCGCGACGGCCTGGCCGGCGTCTTCGCCTTCGGCGGGGTGCTCGCGGCCCGCGTTTTCGGTTTCACACCCGGGGAAGTCATGATTTTCGGCATCGCGGCGAACGTAATCGCGGGAGTTGCGACCATTGCGTTCGGGTGGTTGGAAGATATTATCGGTGCGCGCCGCGTTATTTTGATGTCGCTCACTTTGATGATCGCGTGCGGCTGTGTGTTGTTCTTTATGCACGACGCCGGAAAATCCCTCTTCTGGGTCTTTGGCTCCCTGCTGTGCATTTTCGTGGGGCCGGTCCAGAGTTCTTCGCGTACCTACCTGGCGCGGCGTGCCGGCCGGGAGAATAGCGGCGAGCTTTTTGGCCTCTATGCCACCACCGGCCGCGCGGTTTCTTTCCTCACCCCGGCGCTTTATTCTGCTGCGATTATGAGCTTCGGCTCGCTGGCGGGGGTGAGCGGCGATGCCGCGGCCCACTACGGAATCCTCGGAATTATCGCGGTGCTCGCGGTGGGGCTGGCTGCTTTCTACGGTTCGCTGCGCGCCGGGCGGCGATAA
- a CDS encoding type II toxin-antitoxin system HicA family toxin, which yields MGVKAREINKRIERVGGECVRQEGSHRRYKLTRDGQTVFATVPQHGSHDIRIGTLKTIEKQLAPILGKGWLTK from the coding sequence ATGGGTGTGAAGGCGAGAGAAATCAACAAACGCATTGAGCGAGTGGGAGGCGAATGTGTCCGGCAAGAAGGTTCACATCGTCGCTACAAACTCACGCGCGACGGACAGACCGTTTTCGCAACTGTCCCACAACATGGGAGTCACGACATTCGCATCGGAACCCTGAAAACCATCGAAAAACAACTCGCCCCAATACTTGGGAAAGGATGGCTCACAAAATGA
- a CDS encoding response regulator transcription factor, translating to MTTILVVDDEPTYRDTLAFNLGRDGYEVVTAADGTAALEQFRVARPDVVLLDLMLPGMSGEEICRRIRATSDVPIIMLTAKDSEIDKVVGLEVGADDYVTKPYSYRELVARVRAVLRRASTGAADDVDEDVLRVGRVEMDTDKHEVYVGGELISMPLREFELLELFLRNPDRVLTRPQILDRIWGLDYMGDTKTLDVHVKRIRSKIEVDPSAPTALVTVRGLGYKLVSE from the coding sequence ATGACCACGATTCTTGTTGTTGATGACGAACCGACCTACCGCGATACCCTCGCATTCAACCTGGGCCGGGACGGTTACGAGGTGGTCACCGCCGCGGACGGCACCGCGGCCCTCGAACAATTCCGGGTGGCGCGCCCCGATGTGGTGCTTCTTGACCTCATGCTTCCGGGGATGTCCGGGGAGGAAATATGCCGCCGGATTCGGGCCACCTCCGATGTGCCCATCATTATGCTCACCGCCAAGGATTCTGAAATCGATAAGGTGGTCGGCTTGGAAGTCGGTGCGGATGACTACGTCACCAAACCGTATTCCTACCGGGAACTTGTGGCGCGGGTGCGGGCGGTGCTACGCCGGGCCAGCACCGGGGCCGCCGACGACGTGGACGAAGATGTGCTGCGGGTGGGCCGGGTCGAAATGGATACCGATAAGCACGAAGTCTACGTGGGCGGGGAACTCATCAGCATGCCGCTGCGGGAATTCGAACTCCTCGAACTCTTCTTGCGTAACCCGGACCGGGTGCTTACCCGCCCCCAGATCCTCGACCGCATCTGGGGCCTGGACTACATGGGCGATACCAAGACCCTGGATGTGCACGTCAAGCGGATTCGCTCGAAGATTGAGGTGGATCCCTCCGCGCCCACCGCGCTGGTGACGGTGCGCGGGCTCGGCTACAAGCTAGTTTCTGAGTAG
- a CDS encoding YbaK/EbsC family protein, with protein MSESVPEVSYSTNVDRALLGDLPWQPALEHLDLLAAPVAAGLQAVAQNHPELGAQALVTEIDPEFADTEPMTEHYGLDLAVSCNCVLVAGKREGEERVAACVVRATTRADVNHVVKKFLNVRKASFWPTELAVEASGMEYGGISPVGVPAAWNLLIDEQVAAGTALIGSGLRRSKLVMPGALLAQLPSAHVLSNLAIE; from the coding sequence ATGAGTGAATCCGTACCCGAAGTTTCTTACAGCACGAACGTGGATCGCGCGCTGCTCGGTGATCTTCCCTGGCAGCCCGCGCTTGAGCATCTAGATTTGCTGGCCGCTCCGGTAGCGGCGGGATTGCAGGCTGTTGCGCAGAACCATCCTGAGCTGGGTGCGCAAGCCCTGGTCACGGAGATTGATCCAGAGTTCGCGGATACCGAACCGATGACGGAGCATTACGGGCTCGATTTGGCGGTGTCATGTAATTGCGTGCTGGTGGCCGGCAAGCGTGAAGGCGAGGAACGGGTGGCTGCCTGCGTGGTGCGGGCAACTACCCGCGCGGATGTGAACCACGTGGTGAAGAAGTTCCTCAACGTTCGCAAGGCTTCGTTCTGGCCTACCGAGCTGGCGGTGGAAGCTTCAGGTATGGAGTACGGCGGGATTTCCCCGGTTGGGGTTCCGGCCGCATGGAATCTCCTGATTGATGAGCAGGTGGCTGCCGGGACGGCTCTTATTGGCTCGGGTCTGCGCCGCTCGAAGCTCGTGATGCCGGGTGCGCTACTCGCGCAGCTACCTAGCGCGCACGTGCTTAGTAACTTGGCGATTGAGTAA
- a CDS encoding acyl-CoA dehydrogenase family protein produces the protein MAFLTEDLLETLRSRAAAVDAANEFPREDYEDLKQAGYYGAFVPKEYGGAGLSLVEICAEQTRLAKYAPATALGINMHQIIVGLGRHLVRNGVAAGEKILREAAAGKLFAFGISEPGNDLVLFGSLTRAERDEAGYRLYGTKVFTSLAPAWDYLMTFGALKDDSGVRDVFGLVERGDGGFAIKDDWNTLGMRATQSNSTVLDGALLRDENVLGIVAPGPNKEPVVYGIFSNFEILLGATYQGIGERAIEVAVEHVKKRRSVLHNDVYANDPDIRWRIAEAALTMNAVGPQLRELAAHIDSGELGGADEYPRFSAAKNVAAEASLRTVEECIRACGGSSYYAGHELSRLYRDVLAGLFQPSDQESLHGSWASLVLGPVTRKEN, from the coding sequence ATGGCTTTCCTTACCGAAGATCTATTGGAAACACTGCGCTCGCGGGCGGCGGCGGTGGATGCCGCCAATGAATTCCCGCGTGAGGACTACGAAGATTTGAAGCAGGCCGGCTACTACGGCGCTTTCGTCCCCAAGGAATACGGCGGGGCCGGCTTGAGCCTGGTGGAGATTTGCGCGGAACAGACCCGTTTGGCGAAGTACGCTCCGGCCACCGCGCTGGGCATTAATATGCACCAGATTATTGTGGGGCTCGGCCGCCACCTGGTGCGCAACGGCGTGGCCGCCGGTGAAAAGATTCTGCGCGAAGCCGCGGCCGGTAAGCTGTTCGCTTTCGGCATTTCCGAACCGGGTAATGACCTGGTACTTTTCGGTTCGCTCACCCGAGCCGAACGCGATGAGGCCGGGTACCGGCTGTACGGCACCAAAGTTTTCACGTCCCTCGCGCCCGCGTGGGATTACCTTATGACTTTCGGCGCCCTCAAGGATGACTCCGGGGTGCGTGACGTTTTCGGCCTGGTCGAGCGGGGCGACGGCGGCTTCGCCATCAAGGATGATTGGAACACCCTCGGGATGCGGGCCACCCAATCCAATTCCACGGTTTTGGACGGCGCGCTACTTCGCGATGAAAACGTGCTGGGGATCGTGGCGCCGGGCCCGAATAAGGAGCCGGTTGTTTACGGCATCTTCTCCAATTTTGAGATTCTGCTTGGGGCTACCTACCAGGGCATTGGTGAGCGCGCCATTGAGGTTGCGGTGGAGCACGTGAAGAAGCGCCGCTCGGTCCTCCACAATGATGTTTACGCAAATGATCCCGATATTCGCTGGCGGATTGCGGAAGCAGCGCTCACAATGAACGCGGTGGGTCCGCAGCTGCGCGAACTGGCCGCGCATATTGATAGCGGGGAGCTGGGCGGGGCGGATGAGTACCCGCGTTTCTCCGCGGCCAAGAATGTGGCGGCGGAAGCGTCGCTGCGCACCGTGGAAGAATGCATCCGCGCTTGCGGGGGAAGCTCGTATTACGCGGGTCATGAACTTTCACGGCTCTACCGCGATGTGCTGGCCGGGCTTTTCCAGCCTTCCGATCAAGAATCGCTGCACGGTTCCTGGGCCAGCCTGGTGCTCGGGCCCGTCACGCGTAAGGAGAACTAG
- the rlmB gene encoding 23S rRNA (guanosine(2251)-2'-O)-methyltransferase RlmB — protein MGDGRTRRPKGKKRATVGSGGNNRRRLEGKGPTPKAEERVYHKAYKEKQVRDARKAQAEARERSSFKLRRDLHLAPGHELICGRNPVREAVRAGVPLTRVFMQTSAVGDERLAELAAQATALGAPLVEVSHGELDRMTDNAVHQGVAIEVPPYEYADAIEEARAALERHEAGGPLPLFVALDSVTDPHNLGAVLRSAAAFNADAVIVPERRAAGVNATVWKVSAGAVSIVPTARVTNLASTLDELKKMGYFVVGLDGGGSTTVENLSLADTPLVLVTGSEGRGLARLIRDKCDVIASIPIAARMESLNAAVATGISLYQVDRIRARMNGGDNVSVEAGSR, from the coding sequence ATGGGAGACGGACGCACCCGGCGCCCCAAGGGCAAGAAGCGCGCCACGGTCGGCTCGGGCGGGAACAACCGCCGGCGCCTGGAAGGCAAGGGCCCCACCCCGAAAGCGGAGGAACGGGTCTACCACAAGGCCTATAAAGAAAAGCAGGTGCGTGATGCCCGCAAGGCGCAGGCGGAGGCGCGTGAGCGTTCCAGCTTCAAGCTGCGCCGCGATCTGCATCTCGCACCCGGGCACGAACTCATTTGCGGGCGTAACCCGGTACGCGAAGCGGTGCGGGCCGGCGTGCCCCTGACCAGGGTCTTTATGCAGACTTCCGCGGTGGGCGATGAGCGCCTGGCGGAACTCGCGGCGCAGGCAACCGCGCTGGGCGCCCCGCTGGTGGAAGTTTCCCACGGGGAGCTCGACCGCATGACGGATAACGCCGTGCACCAGGGCGTGGCCATTGAAGTGCCGCCCTACGAGTACGCGGATGCCATTGAGGAAGCGCGCGCGGCTCTAGAGCGCCACGAAGCGGGCGGGCCGCTGCCGCTTTTCGTGGCTCTCGATTCGGTGACCGACCCGCATAATCTGGGGGCGGTGCTGCGCAGCGCGGCGGCTTTCAACGCGGACGCGGTGATCGTGCCGGAGCGCCGCGCGGCCGGCGTGAATGCCACGGTGTGGAAGGTGTCGGCCGGGGCGGTGTCGATTGTGCCGACCGCGCGGGTTACGAACCTGGCTTCCACGCTTGATGAGCTGAAGAAAATGGGATATTTCGTGGTCGGTTTGGATGGCGGCGGCTCCACCACGGTGGAGAATCTCAGCCTGGCCGATACCCCGCTGGTGCTGGTGACCGGCTCGGAAGGGCGCGGGCTCGCCCGGCTCATTCGCGATAAATGCGATGTGATTGCTTCGATTCCGATTGCCGCGCGCATGGAGTCGCTCAACGCCGCGGTCGCCACGGGAATTTCGCTCTACCAGGTCGATCGGATCCGGGCACGGATGAACGGAGGGGACAATGTATCAGTGGAGGCCGGTTCGCGGTGA
- the cysS gene encoding cysteine--tRNA ligase, with the protein MSFKIYDSSARAVRDFVPLEPGKVSVYLCGATVQGSPHIGHIRSALAFDVLVRWLRRCGNEVRLVRNVTDIDDKILDKSAQAGAPWWAWAYRFEKEFSAAYRTLGILDPTYEPRATGHIPQMITLIQEIIDAGHAYVGKPGNVYFDVASLPDYGSLTRQKLENMVVDEEGGEADKRNPHDFALWKAPKPGEPESAAWDTPWGRGRPGWHLECTAMSTHYLGKEFDIHGGGIDLRFPHHENEQAQAHAAGRNFARYWMHNAWVTVNGEKISKSLGNVISLEDVTAQVSPAVVRFALGTVHYRSTVDYSPQNLAEAGAVWERLAGFVERAVAATEEVPAEEIAAVGPADLPEAFVRALDDDLNVSSGLAAIHEEVRRGNAALAERDSAGVRAAQVRVRAMLDVLGLDPLAAPWRNSSGADKATARALGAVVDTMLEERAAARAAKDWARADALRDALHAAGIAVEDSVDGAHWHLENAQKPATAAKVPATGADAPASGTEKPTTATATPATGAEEK; encoded by the coding sequence GTGAGCTTCAAGATCTATGATTCGTCAGCCCGTGCCGTCCGGGATTTCGTTCCCCTGGAACCCGGGAAGGTCAGTGTGTACCTGTGCGGCGCTACGGTGCAGGGGTCCCCGCATATCGGACATATTCGCTCCGCACTGGCCTTCGATGTGCTGGTGCGGTGGCTGCGCCGCTGCGGCAATGAGGTGCGCCTGGTGCGTAACGTCACCGATATTGACGATAAGATCCTCGATAAATCAGCGCAGGCAGGTGCCCCGTGGTGGGCCTGGGCCTACCGTTTCGAAAAGGAATTCAGCGCTGCCTACCGCACTCTCGGCATCCTGGATCCCACGTACGAGCCGCGCGCTACCGGGCATATCCCGCAGATGATCACGCTTATTCAGGAGATTATCGACGCCGGCCACGCCTATGTGGGCAAGCCCGGCAATGTGTATTTCGACGTCGCATCACTACCCGATTACGGTTCCCTCACCCGCCAAAAGCTCGAAAATATGGTGGTGGATGAGGAAGGCGGGGAAGCTGATAAGCGCAATCCGCATGATTTTGCGCTGTGGAAGGCCCCCAAGCCGGGCGAACCGGAAAGCGCGGCTTGGGATACTCCCTGGGGGCGCGGGCGCCCGGGCTGGCACCTGGAGTGCACCGCGATGTCCACCCACTACCTGGGCAAGGAATTTGATATTCACGGTGGCGGGATCGATTTGCGCTTCCCGCACCATGAAAATGAGCAGGCGCAGGCCCATGCTGCCGGGCGGAATTTCGCGCGGTACTGGATGCATAACGCCTGGGTGACCGTTAATGGCGAAAAAATAAGTAAGTCGCTGGGGAATGTCATCTCTTTGGAGGATGTTACCGCGCAGGTATCCCCGGCGGTGGTGCGTTTCGCGCTGGGAACGGTGCATTACCGCTCCACGGTGGATTACTCGCCCCAAAACTTGGCGGAAGCCGGGGCGGTGTGGGAGCGCCTGGCCGGCTTCGTGGAACGCGCGGTGGCTGCCACTGAAGAAGTACCGGCGGAAGAAATCGCGGCGGTGGGTCCGGCTGATCTGCCCGAAGCATTCGTGCGGGCCCTCGATGATGACCTCAATGTCTCGAGTGGGCTGGCCGCGATCCATGAGGAGGTGCGCCGCGGGAACGCCGCGCTCGCGGAGCGGGACAGCGCCGGAGTGCGCGCCGCCCAGGTGCGGGTGCGGGCCATGCTCGATGTGCTCGGTCTGGATCCCCTGGCTGCCCCTTGGCGTAATTCCAGTGGGGCTGACAAAGCAACTGCGCGGGCGCTGGGCGCCGTCGTCGATACTATGCTGGAGGAACGCGCGGCCGCGCGCGCCGCGAAAGACTGGGCCCGGGCCGATGCGCTCCGCGATGCTTTGCACGCGGCCGGCATCGCGGTGGAAGATTCGGTGGACGGCGCACACTGGCACCTAGAAAACGCGCAAAAGCCCGCCACCGCGGCGAAAGTGCCCGCCACCGGCGCGGACGCTCCCGCGTCCGGCACGGAAAAGCCCACCACCGCAACAGCAACGCCCGCCACCGGCGCGGAAGAAAAGTAG
- a CDS encoding uracil-xanthine permease family protein, with amino-acid sequence MAQVWKLHGDGVRIAPGEVVQPDERLGWPATIGIGMQHVVAMFGATFLVPLLTGFDPSTTLFFTGCGTLLFILITAGKLPSYLGSSFALIAPIGAVTGYTQGGGPIDSHGMALAQGGIISTGAALLLVGLIVMVFGAGWIDKLMPPVVTGTIVALIGFNLAPAAWNNVKAAPVTAVVTIVAVLAVTVLFKGIIGRLSILIGVIIGYVCACIRGEVDFSAIGDASWVGIPTFHAPAFDVSTLGLFVPVVLVLIAENVGHVKSVSAMTGRNLDGVTGRALFADGLSTVFAGAGGGSGTTTYAENIGVMAATRVYSTAAYIVAAVTALVLSMFPKFGVVVATIPPGVLGGAATILYGMIGMLGVRIWVQNRVDFSDPVNLNTAAVAMVVAIANYTWTVGDMVFEGIALGSFGAIIIYHCMRAVSRLRGTSLEPATPASAPAGTELAEGHLERSWDVQPDGKLARTPASQRVQSAPDLAELAEIAGIAGNAEGATRAGGSAGADHASGAEAADHASGAEAADSASGADVSRDASRGADGTHACN; translated from the coding sequence ATGGCACAAGTATGGAAACTTCACGGCGACGGTGTGCGCATCGCGCCGGGTGAGGTGGTTCAACCGGACGAACGGCTGGGGTGGCCAGCCACAATCGGCATTGGAATGCAGCACGTTGTTGCAATGTTTGGCGCAACGTTCCTCGTTCCCTTACTAACGGGTTTCGATCCTTCGACGACATTGTTCTTCACGGGATGCGGAACCCTTCTTTTTATCCTTATTACCGCCGGAAAATTGCCCAGTTACCTGGGCTCTTCTTTTGCCCTCATTGCGCCCATCGGCGCGGTGACCGGCTACACCCAGGGCGGCGGCCCCATCGATTCGCACGGGATGGCGCTCGCGCAGGGTGGCATTATTTCGACGGGCGCGGCCCTGCTGCTGGTCGGCCTCATCGTGATGGTCTTTGGCGCGGGGTGGATCGATAAGCTCATGCCCCCGGTGGTGACCGGCACAATCGTGGCGCTCATCGGCTTCAATCTGGCCCCCGCGGCCTGGAATAACGTCAAGGCGGCGCCGGTGACCGCGGTGGTGACCATCGTGGCGGTGCTCGCGGTCACGGTCCTCTTCAAGGGAATTATCGGGCGCCTGTCCATTTTGATCGGTGTGATTATCGGTTATGTATGCGCCTGCATCCGCGGTGAAGTGGACTTCAGCGCGATTGGCGATGCCAGCTGGGTGGGTATCCCCACCTTCCACGCCCCGGCCTTCGATGTGTCCACCCTCGGGCTGTTCGTCCCGGTGGTGCTGGTGCTCATCGCGGAAAACGTGGGCCACGTGAAGTCGGTGTCCGCGATGACCGGGCGCAATCTGGACGGTGTGACCGGCCGCGCACTGTTCGCGGACGGCCTGTCCACGGTCTTCGCCGGCGCGGGCGGGGGCTCGGGTACCACGACGTATGCGGAAAACATCGGCGTGATGGCCGCGACTCGCGTCTACTCGACCGCGGCCTACATCGTGGCGGCGGTCACGGCCCTGGTGCTGTCCATGTTCCCGAAGTTCGGCGTGGTTGTTGCGACGATTCCTCCCGGGGTGCTGGGCGGCGCGGCCACGATCCTCTACGGCATGATCGGCATGCTCGGGGTGCGTATCTGGGTGCAGAACCGCGTGGACTTCTCCGACCCGGTCAACCTCAATACCGCCGCGGTGGCGATGGTGGTCGCGATCGCGAATTACACCTGGACGGTGGGGGACATGGTCTTCGAGGGGATCGCGCTCGGTTCCTTCGGTGCCATTATCATCTACCACTGCATGCGCGCAGTTTCGCGCCTGCGCGGTACGTCTCTTGAACCGGCGACGCCGGCCTCGGCCCCCGCGGGTACGGAACTTGCGGAAGGTCACCTGGAGCGGTCCTGGGATGTTCAGCCTGATGGGAAGCTGGCGCGCACGCCGGCGAGCCAGCGGGTACAGAGCGCGCCGGATCTTGCGGAGCTCGCGGAAATCGCGGGGATTGCGGGGAATGCGGAAGGCGCGACGCGCGCGGGCGGTTCCGCCGGTGCGGATCACGCGAGCGGCGCGGAGGCTGCGGATCACGCGAGCGGGGCGGAGGCTGCGGATAGCGCGAGCGGCGCGGACGTTTCGCGCGATGCTTCGCGCGGTGCGGACGGAACGCACGCCTGCAACTAG
- a CDS encoding ASCH domain-containing protein has translation MSENTQVEGFLEAFWARAVTRGKINPLEVITGGESISAFRPPAFSFGLSSDEATEIAELIVAGKKTATSSWADSYRAEDVPLPEKGDLAIVLDGEERPRALIRTDSVEVMPFAEVSAEVAQAEGEGDCSLESWRAAHTEFFRAEAAAAGLEFDPAGDVVVERFTVLYSDRDDHLGPGAVAGN, from the coding sequence ATGAGTGAGAACACCCAGGTAGAAGGCTTCCTCGAAGCTTTTTGGGCCCGCGCGGTCACGCGCGGGAAAATCAACCCGCTTGAGGTCATCACCGGTGGTGAATCAATTTCCGCCTTTCGGCCCCCGGCATTTAGCTTCGGTTTGAGCTCCGATGAGGCCACCGAGATCGCTGAACTTATCGTGGCAGGGAAGAAAACTGCCACGTCGAGCTGGGCGGATAGCTACCGCGCCGAAGATGTGCCGCTCCCCGAAAAAGGCGATTTGGCGATTGTGCTGGATGGGGAGGAACGCCCGCGTGCCCTTATTCGCACCGATAGCGTGGAGGTCATGCCTTTTGCGGAGGTCAGTGCGGAGGTCGCGCAGGCTGAAGGCGAAGGGGATTGCAGCTTGGAGAGCTGGCGCGCCGCCCACACGGAATTCTTCCGGGCGGAAGCAGCAGCGGCCGGGCTGGAATTTGATCCGGCCGGGGATGTGGTGGTGGAGCGCTTCACCGTGCTCTACTCGGACCGCGATGATCACCTCGGGCCCGGCGCGGTGGCCGGAAACTAA
- a CDS encoding LytR C-terminal domain-containing protein translates to MTQQHLGPREAYRRKIQQRQTVVFSIVSGALALVFALCLLIWLGIIPSPINKEFAADPDPDEVTIPCLSGPTAPLELSKINANVYNSTSSSGLAAEVAHNLAEMGVTVGTTANWPAGVDKYGAIVQAGPDGLAAAYTLATFIPDSVVGFSNDTTGQTVTVILGEKFDALRSPEDAAAQLTDGQLTSPGNCVPVSEARK, encoded by the coding sequence GTGACCCAGCAGCATCTTGGGCCCCGCGAGGCCTACCGTCGTAAGATCCAGCAGCGCCAGACCGTGGTGTTCAGCATCGTGTCCGGGGCGCTCGCACTTGTTTTTGCCCTCTGCCTGCTCATTTGGCTCGGCATTATCCCTTCCCCGATCAATAAGGAATTCGCGGCCGACCCGGATCCGGATGAGGTCACCATCCCCTGCCTGAGCGGCCCCACCGCGCCGCTGGAACTCTCGAAAATTAACGCGAATGTGTATAACTCGACCTCGTCGAGCGGACTTGCGGCGGAGGTTGCGCATAACCTCGCGGAAATGGGGGTCACGGTAGGGACGACGGCGAACTGGCCAGCCGGTGTAGATAAATACGGTGCGATTGTGCAGGCCGGACCCGATGGCCTGGCTGCGGCCTACACCCTGGCAACCTTCATTCCCGATTCGGTGGTGGGCTTCTCTAATGACACCACGGGCCAAACGGTCACGGTGATCCTGGGTGAGAAATTCGATGCGCTGCGCAGCCCGGAAGATGCTGCCGCTCAGCTCACCGACGGGCAGCTCACGTCCCCGGGCAATTGCGTGCCGGTGAGCGAAGCGCGGAAGTAG